The following coding sequences are from one Desulfosporosinus orientis DSM 765 window:
- a CDS encoding SPOR domain-containing protein, whose protein sequence is MKIIDQFRVLVVLILGLVALALLTWGIGKIYLELIGQPSQEKTVGQDKEKTNSNIILTLPKTSFWICQAGLFQNEENAQLTKGHMNVLGYKAEVISANPWIVGVGLGHSAEEIKELRELLAAQGISTIPKQIQLPQRSFRVGGNGAELTAAMLTNVNTILGRGITKEVLNQEEQLWAALAGEHPPKDLVGLHEAYNQIRSQTDAQQKNIGLSLFFHFQRIINAYSGK, encoded by the coding sequence ATGAAAATTATTGATCAGTTTCGTGTCTTAGTGGTTTTGATTTTAGGGCTTGTGGCCTTGGCTTTATTGACCTGGGGAATCGGAAAAATCTATTTGGAACTTATCGGCCAGCCCAGTCAGGAGAAAACTGTGGGGCAGGATAAGGAAAAAACAAACTCCAACATCATCTTAACCTTGCCGAAAACCTCCTTTTGGATCTGTCAGGCCGGGCTCTTTCAAAACGAAGAAAATGCCCAGCTGACCAAGGGTCACATGAATGTGCTGGGCTATAAAGCTGAAGTCATCAGCGCCAATCCCTGGATAGTAGGGGTTGGTCTGGGCCATTCTGCCGAAGAGATTAAAGAACTGCGGGAGCTTTTAGCCGCCCAAGGAATCTCGACTATTCCCAAGCAAATCCAGCTCCCCCAACGGTCCTTTCGGGTTGGGGGCAATGGAGCAGAACTCACCGCCGCTATGCTGACCAATGTCAATACCATTCTCGGCCGAGGGATAACTAAAGAGGTCCTTAATCAAGAAGAGCAATTATGGGCAGCCCTGGCGGGAGAGCATCCCCCTAAGGACTTAGTGGGCCTTCATGAAGCCTACAACCAAATAAGGTCCCAAACCGACGCTCAGCAAAAAAATATCGGATTATCCTTGTTTTTTCATTTTCAAAGGATTATAAATGCATATTCTGGTAAATAA
- the radC gene encoding RadC family protein encodes MNYRRLKDLPEELLPRERLCQLGPEALSNSEVLAILLRTGLKGENVLSLAERILASVGGLSGLGKLTVHDLAQIHGLGKAKSAELKAALELGRRSVSVDPMSRPVVNSPQDVAHIVMEEMRYLDREHFRVLSLSTKNHVLGITSISIGSLNSSIVHPRECFKEAIRRNSNAIILLHNHPSGDPTPSQEDVEVTRRLAEGGKILGIEVIDHVIIGDNRYISLKERGII; translated from the coding sequence ATGAATTACCGGCGATTGAAAGATTTACCGGAGGAACTTTTACCCCGTGAGAGGCTCTGCCAACTAGGGCCAGAAGCATTATCGAACAGCGAAGTCCTGGCCATCCTTTTAAGGACGGGCCTTAAAGGAGAAAATGTCCTGAGCTTAGCAGAACGAATTCTGGCAAGTGTCGGGGGGCTCTCAGGACTAGGGAAGCTGACGGTTCATGATTTAGCTCAGATTCACGGTTTAGGAAAGGCAAAATCGGCAGAATTGAAGGCTGCTTTAGAATTAGGACGCCGATCCGTCTCTGTCGATCCTATGTCCAGACCGGTGGTCAATTCCCCCCAGGATGTAGCGCATATCGTCATGGAAGAAATGCGCTATCTTGACCGTGAGCACTTTCGAGTACTTTCCCTGTCCACCAAAAACCATGTGTTAGGGATTACCTCAATTTCCATAGGCTCACTCAATTCATCCATAGTACATCCGCGAGAATGTTTTAAAGAGGCAATAAGGCGCAACTCCAACGCTATTATTTTATTGCATAATCATCCCAGCGGGGATCCTACCCCCAGTCAGGAAGATGTGGAAGTAACCCGCCGTCTGGCCGAGGGGGGTAAGATTCTGGGGATTGAAGTTATAGATCATGTGATTATAGGAGATAATCGCTATATCAGCTTGAAGGAACGGGGAATCATATGA
- the mreD gene encoding rod shape-determining protein MreD, which yields MRYVLIAVMFLLSLILPGTLFHFWSWSGIKPDLLMLLTIYMATHHRFRSGLLWGLGAGLLEDLYLGSYVGMYTLTLAVVAALSYWLAERWYRENFLLTTFMVFLVTAVGQLLIAFLSLGAGLHWSVSDFGRLVIGVSLYNAVLVPLTYPWIHQSFVRGWLRYRPRYER from the coding sequence ATGCGTTATGTTTTAATCGCGGTGATGTTTCTCCTAAGCCTGATCTTGCCGGGAACCCTCTTTCACTTTTGGTCCTGGTCGGGGATTAAACCTGATCTCCTTATGCTTTTAACCATCTATATGGCCACCCATCATCGCTTCCGTTCAGGTTTGCTGTGGGGACTGGGTGCCGGTTTATTGGAAGATTTATATTTAGGCAGCTATGTGGGCATGTATACCCTCACTCTGGCGGTAGTGGCTGCTTTAAGCTACTGGCTGGCAGAACGCTGGTACCGGGAAAATTTCCTGCTTACCACCTTTATGGTATTTCTGGTGACCGCCGTTGGACAGCTATTGATTGCCTTTTTAAGCTTAGGTGCCGGCCTCCATTGGTCGGTTTCCGATTTTGGCCGTTTAGTTATCGGGGTTTCCCTCTACAATGCGGTTTTAGTGCCTCTAACCTATCCCTGGATTCACCAATCCTTTGTCCGGGGCTGGCTGCGCTACCGACCCCGCTATGAACGATGA
- the cimA gene encoding citramalate synthase, protein MNQNQGKKKIMVYDTTLRDGAQGEGVHFSTQDKLSYVKRIEEMGSLYVEAGWPGANPRDEEFFQQYRESKTSLTRVAAFGSTCKVSESPEQSDILLKLVGSKAKTITIFGKSWDLHVRDVLRATLEENLRLIRESVAYLIAQGREAFFDAEHFFDGFKENPSYALKCISAALEGGAKTIILCDTNGGSLPSDIEKGVRTVLQEFAPQELGIHVHNDRGLAVANSLMAVEAGATQVQGTWNGFGERCGNANLSTLVPLLQLKGDYDVVSEAALLKITAFSRFVAELSNAPFDEKQPFVGRSAFAHKAGMHVDAILKNQRTFEHIDPADVGNERRILISDQAGKANILERLCRFEPTLRKDDPRVEQAMHEIKELEHQGFQFEAAEGSLDLLLLRILGKLNSSAFEVLDYHVWSDPLRGELDSVAVVKVKVGEETVQIASEGNGPVNALDTALRQALAKFFPVLKESELVNYKVRVLDGAHGTEAVVRVIMDTRLGEEVWGTIGVSKNILKASAQALLDAINCTIWRGDSNPG, encoded by the coding sequence ATGAATCAGAACCAGGGTAAGAAGAAAATTATGGTGTATGATACAACGTTGAGAGATGGTGCTCAGGGGGAAGGAGTTCATTTTTCAACTCAGGATAAGCTTAGTTATGTTAAACGAATTGAGGAAATGGGAAGTCTTTATGTGGAAGCGGGATGGCCCGGCGCCAATCCCAGGGATGAAGAGTTTTTTCAGCAATATCGTGAGTCCAAGACTTCCTTGACCCGGGTTGCTGCTTTTGGCAGTACCTGCAAAGTCTCGGAATCCCCTGAACAGAGCGACATTTTGCTAAAATTAGTAGGGTCCAAAGCTAAGACCATTACTATCTTCGGCAAATCCTGGGATCTCCACGTCCGGGATGTGCTGAGGGCTACCTTAGAGGAAAATCTCCGCTTAATACGGGAGTCCGTTGCCTATTTAATTGCCCAGGGGCGTGAAGCCTTTTTTGATGCGGAACATTTTTTTGACGGTTTTAAAGAAAATCCCAGCTATGCCTTGAAATGTATTTCCGCTGCCCTGGAAGGCGGGGCCAAGACGATTATTTTATGTGATACCAACGGCGGCAGCCTGCCCAGTGACATTGAAAAAGGTGTCCGGACAGTATTGCAGGAATTCGCTCCTCAGGAGCTGGGCATTCACGTTCACAATGACCGGGGACTGGCCGTTGCCAACTCCTTAATGGCAGTGGAAGCCGGGGCAACTCAAGTTCAAGGAACCTGGAACGGCTTTGGCGAACGCTGCGGCAATGCCAATTTAAGCACACTGGTTCCCCTCTTGCAGCTGAAGGGGGATTACGACGTGGTTTCTGAGGCAGCTTTGCTGAAAATCACCGCCTTCTCCCGTTTTGTTGCCGAGCTTTCCAACGCACCCTTTGATGAGAAGCAGCCTTTTGTGGGGCGCAGCGCCTTTGCTCATAAAGCGGGAATGCATGTGGATGCCATTCTTAAAAACCAGCGTACTTTCGAACACATAGATCCCGCCGATGTGGGCAACGAACGCCGCATCTTAATTTCGGATCAAGCGGGGAAAGCCAACATTCTGGAGCGGCTGTGCCGTTTTGAACCCACCCTGCGCAAGGATGATCCCCGGGTTGAGCAGGCTATGCATGAAATTAAAGAACTGGAGCATCAGGGATTTCAGTTTGAAGCAGCGGAAGGCAGCCTGGATCTCTTGCTTTTGCGTATTCTTGGCAAACTGAATTCTTCCGCCTTTGAAGTCCTGGATTATCACGTTTGGAGCGACCCTTTGCGGGGAGAGCTGGATTCTGTGGCCGTGGTCAAGGTAAAAGTCGGCGAGGAAACCGTCCAGATTGCTTCGGAAGGAAACGGTCCGGTCAATGCTTTGGACACAGCCTTAAGGCAGGCTCTGGCCAAGTTCTTCCCGGTGTTAAAAGAAAGTGAACTGGTGAATTACAAAGTTAGAGTATTAGACGGCGCCCATGGCACAGAAGCCGTAGTGCGGGTTATCATGGATACCCGCCTGGGAGAAGAAGTCTGGGGAACTATTGGGGTATCCAAAAATATCCTGAAAGCCAGTGCTCAGGCCTTGCTGGATGCTATTAATTGCACTATCTGGCGGGGAGACTCTAACCCAGGGTGA
- the mreC gene encoding rod shape-determining protein MreC: MVGKRVNITGIAVLVFFLLLGVLITIRFTGLGSNFPNPIGGAMQRVLSPLEKPILGLGNAIKDNTRALWSFSEVAKQNEELRKKVDQLTGDNIKLKTEILAGMRYNELDQGQFRSPTLEKFEKVGATVINRNPTTWYRTLTLNRGSQDGVTVNSPVIGDLGLVGKIVSVTPTTSEVLLILDGEGQVSAVVRGSTGGGTFGIVQGNFTKGSRLTSEGNLQMLFRREDGINVGDLVFTSGIGGVYPKDVPIGQVKEIQLDPSGLLKTAYIQPLIDFDSLEEVYIVKKGEGK; this comes from the coding sequence ATGGTGGGGAAAAGAGTGAATATAACGGGAATCGCGGTTCTCGTTTTCTTCCTCTTGCTGGGAGTGTTAATAACCATCCGCTTTACAGGCCTGGGCAGTAATTTTCCTAACCCGATTGGCGGAGCTATGCAGCGGGTTTTAAGCCCTTTAGAAAAACCCATTCTTGGCTTGGGAAATGCCATTAAAGATAATACCCGGGCATTGTGGAGTTTTTCAGAGGTTGCAAAGCAAAATGAAGAACTGCGCAAGAAAGTGGATCAGCTGACCGGCGACAATATCAAGTTAAAAACGGAAATCTTAGCGGGTATGCGCTACAATGAGCTGGATCAGGGCCAATTCCGCAGTCCGACCCTGGAAAAATTCGAAAAAGTCGGAGCCACTGTGATTAATCGCAACCCTACCACCTGGTACCGCACTTTGACCTTAAACCGGGGCAGCCAGGATGGCGTGACCGTCAATTCGCCGGTAATCGGCGACTTGGGCCTGGTGGGGAAAATCGTCTCTGTGACTCCCACCACCTCGGAAGTCTTACTGATCCTGGACGGTGAAGGACAAGTAAGTGCCGTAGTCCGGGGCAGCACCGGCGGCGGAACCTTCGGCATTGTCCAGGGGAATTTCACCAAGGGTTCCCGCCTTACCTCGGAAGGGAACCTGCAAATGCTCTTTCGCAGAGAGGATGGCATTAATGTAGGGGATCTGGTCTTTACCTCAGGTATTGGCGGAGTATACCCCAAAGATGTTCCTATCGGTCAAGTCAAGGAGATTCAGTTAGACCCCTCCGGCTTGCTGAAAACAGCCTATATCCAGCCCCTTATTGACTTTGACTCTCTGGAAGAAGTCTATATTGTGAAAAAGGGGGAGGGGAAATAG
- a CDS encoding LytR/AlgR family response regulator transcription factor, with translation MLNIEICDDRPLPRKLLEILLRQYEEEKGGVFEICQFGSGEELLEELDQHHRTFDLVFLDNSMKKLTGLETAMQIRQSASPSKCRIVFVTSAEDHKQFMPVQPLQVIAKPCSQELIDAILDRVLGKKTLQKT, from the coding sequence TTGCTTAATATCGAAATTTGTGATGATAGGCCATTGCCCCGTAAATTATTAGAAATACTCCTTCGTCAATATGAAGAAGAAAAAGGAGGGGTATTTGAGATCTGCCAATTCGGCAGTGGTGAAGAGCTTCTTGAGGAGCTTGATCAGCATCACAGAACTTTTGACCTGGTGTTTCTTGATAATAGCATGAAAAAGCTGACCGGACTCGAAACAGCCATGCAAATACGGCAATCCGCTTCCCCGTCAAAATGCAGAATAGTGTTTGTAACCTCTGCAGAAGATCACAAACAGTTCATGCCGGTCCAGCCTTTGCAAGTAATAGCAAAACCCTGTTCTCAGGAGCTTATTGATGCTATATTAGACCGAGTACTAGGCAAAAAGACCCTACAAAAAACATAA
- a CDS encoding inorganic phosphate transporter: MTSLGMMVVLVVFLALAFDYINGFHDTANAIATSVSTRALTPKQAVMLAASFNLFGALYSTGVAQTIAKDIVSPVYVTQEVVIAALLSAIAWNLITWYFGIPSSSSHAIIGGMAGAAVAKVGFSVLQWHGIGKILAALIVSPIVGIILGFIIMKTLAFCFGGFSPSKLNHGFKKMQVLSAGLLAFNHGSNDAQKSMGIITMALIAAGLQSQTVLDPPLWVKFACALAMASGTAAGGWKIIRTMGGKIFKLEPINGFAADLTSSIVIWTATVFPSLHLPVSTTHVVSGSIMGVGSAKRVSAVRWGVAQQMLVAWVVTIPTTSLMAALFYFLLSKVI; this comes from the coding sequence ATGACTAGTCTGGGTATGATGGTCGTTCTGGTCGTATTTTTAGCCCTGGCTTTTGACTACATTAATGGCTTTCACGATACGGCAAATGCGATTGCGACAAGCGTTTCGACCCGGGCCCTAACTCCCAAACAAGCTGTGATGCTGGCCGCCTCCTTTAATCTTTTTGGAGCCCTATACAGCACCGGTGTGGCCCAAACTATTGCCAAGGACATAGTATCGCCAGTCTATGTAACCCAAGAAGTTGTGATTGCAGCTTTGCTCAGTGCCATTGCCTGGAACCTTATTACCTGGTACTTTGGTATTCCCAGCAGTTCTTCTCATGCCATCATCGGCGGAATGGCAGGAGCGGCGGTGGCTAAAGTGGGCTTTAGTGTCCTGCAGTGGCATGGTATCGGTAAAATACTGGCAGCCTTAATAGTCTCTCCCATTGTCGGTATCATCTTAGGCTTTATTATCATGAAGACCTTGGCTTTTTGTTTCGGTGGTTTTTCTCCGTCCAAACTGAACCATGGCTTTAAAAAGATGCAGGTTCTCTCGGCCGGATTGCTGGCCTTTAACCACGGTTCCAATGATGCGCAAAAATCCATGGGAATCATCACCATGGCGCTTATAGCCGCAGGGCTGCAATCTCAAACCGTTCTGGACCCTCCTTTGTGGGTGAAATTTGCCTGCGCTCTGGCCATGGCCAGCGGAACGGCTGCAGGGGGCTGGAAAATTATTCGTACTATGGGAGGAAAAATCTTTAAACTGGAGCCTATTAACGGTTTTGCAGCAGATCTCACCTCATCCATTGTAATTTGGACAGCCACCGTATTTCCCAGTCTGCACCTGCCTGTGTCCACCACTCACGTGGTGTCAGGTTCCATCATGGGGGTAGGCAGTGCCAAACGTGTCTCGGCAGTACGCTGGGGGGTAGCCCAACAAATGCTGGTGGCTTGGGTTGTGACCATCCCTACCACATCACTCATGGCGGCGCTCTTTTATTTTCTCCTTTCTAAAGTTATTTAA
- a CDS encoding Maf family protein, which yields MLVLASSSPRRAQLLHEGGYVFETVKTQVSEELTEGILPEIGVKQLALRKAQAGFDYWLTTGESSQDVVLGADTMVVLDACILGKPATAEEAAEMLQRLSGRTHHVLTGVALISGSGKELAGVVKTVVHFRQLETQEIKDYVAGGEPMDKAGAYGIQGEAQRFVTSIEGSLTNVIGLPMEYLSKQLRAWGIEQTNVVSREVDDELPAIERFTGGTFTP from the coding sequence ATGCTCGTGCTCGCTTCTTCCTCTCCTCGGAGGGCACAACTGCTTCATGAGGGAGGGTACGTTTTTGAAACCGTCAAAACACAGGTTTCTGAAGAATTGACGGAAGGAATTCTCCCGGAAATAGGGGTCAAACAGTTAGCTTTACGTAAGGCCCAAGCCGGTTTCGATTATTGGCTAACCACAGGAGAGAGTTCTCAGGACGTGGTCTTGGGAGCGGATACCATGGTGGTTCTTGATGCCTGTATTTTAGGAAAACCGGCTACAGCTGAAGAGGCAGCAGAAATGCTGCAGAGACTGAGCGGAAGGACCCATCATGTTTTAACGGGAGTAGCCTTAATCTCAGGATCGGGAAAAGAGCTTGCCGGCGTGGTTAAAACCGTCGTACATTTTCGTCAGTTGGAAACCCAGGAGATAAAGGACTATGTAGCTGGCGGAGAACCCATGGACAAAGCAGGCGCTTATGGGATTCAAGGAGAAGCCCAGCGCTTTGTCACGTCCATTGAAGGTTCACTAACCAATGTCATAGGCTTGCCTATGGAATATCTCTCAAAACAGCTTAGGGCGTGGGGGATTGAGCAGACAAATGTCGTCTCACGCGAGGTGGATGATGAATTACCGGCGATTGAAAGATTTACCGGAGGAACTTTTACCCCGTGA
- a CDS encoding Panacea domain-containing protein has protein sequence MELFDQGQTSPNKNKLFGVAEYFLNKIVSEAGESITPLKLQKLVYYAQAWSLAFYNSLFEEDFQAWVHGPVMPGLYIHFKEYGSGNIPKVSSFDSSVFEKEEITVLDLVWSVYGKYDAKYLERLTHIEKPWLDAREGKNQDKQCTNIISKEEIKKYFSGLRKNHDICSEYSLKNMYQI, from the coding sequence ATGGAGTTATTTGATCAAGGGCAAACGAGTCCAAACAAAAACAAGCTTTTTGGTGTAGCGGAGTATTTTCTTAATAAAATAGTTTCGGAAGCCGGGGAATCAATAACACCGCTCAAACTACAAAAGTTGGTGTATTATGCCCAAGCTTGGTCTTTAGCATTTTATAACTCATTGTTTGAAGAAGATTTTCAGGCCTGGGTCCATGGTCCTGTTATGCCTGGTTTGTATATCCATTTTAAAGAATACGGTTCTGGGAATATACCAAAGGTTTCTTCTTTCGATTCCAGTGTATTTGAGAAAGAAGAAATAACTGTGCTGGATTTAGTTTGGTCTGTTTATGGTAAGTACGATGCTAAATATCTAGAAAGACTAACTCATATCGAAAAACCTTGGTTAGATGCAAGAGAGGGAAAAAATCAGGATAAACAATGTACTAATATTATATCTAAAGAAGAAATCAAAAAATATTTTTCTGGTTTGAGGAAAAACCATGATATTTGTAGTGAATATAGCCTTAAAAATATGTATCAAATATAG
- a CDS encoding rod shape-determining protein, translated as MFNLFSKDLGIDLGTANTVVHAKGKGIVVREPSVVAMDITTKTPMAVGDSAKEMIGRTPSNIVAIRPLKDGVISDFNVTQKMLKYFISRALGTEHPYIRPRVVICVPSGVTPVEERAVKEAAMAAGAKDPIILEEPMAAAIGAGLPVSEPTGNMIVDIGGGTTEVAVISLGGIVTSRSIRVAGDEMDDAIIAHIKRRYNLMVGYRTAETLKFEIGYAYQAEKGTYTVRGRDLLTGLPKTIEVTSEEIQEALQEPVMAIVDAVKSCLEKTPPELSSDIMDRGIMMAGGGSLLRNLDRLLSEETGIAVHIAEDPLSCVAIGTGNVLEHAEILRRIAASQKS; from the coding sequence ATGTTTAATTTGTTTAGCAAGGATTTAGGAATAGATTTAGGAACGGCTAATACCGTCGTACATGCCAAAGGCAAGGGGATTGTGGTCAGAGAACCATCCGTGGTAGCTATGGATATCACCACCAAAACCCCTATGGCTGTGGGTGACAGCGCCAAAGAAATGATTGGCCGGACCCCCAGCAACATCGTAGCCATTCGCCCCTTAAAAGATGGAGTTATCTCGGATTTTAACGTCACTCAGAAAATGCTGAAGTACTTTATCAGCCGGGCTCTGGGAACAGAGCACCCCTATATTCGCCCTCGTGTGGTCATCTGTGTACCGTCAGGGGTTACCCCTGTGGAAGAACGGGCGGTTAAAGAAGCCGCTATGGCAGCAGGTGCCAAAGACCCCATTATTCTGGAAGAGCCCATGGCGGCGGCCATCGGAGCCGGGCTGCCTGTCAGTGAACCAACGGGGAACATGATCGTGGATATTGGCGGCGGAACCACTGAAGTCGCCGTGATTTCCTTAGGCGGGATTGTCACCAGCCGTTCCATTCGTGTGGCTGGGGATGAGATGGATGACGCCATCATTGCCCATATTAAGCGGCGCTATAATCTGATGGTGGGTTACCGCACGGCGGAAACCCTGAAATTTGAAATCGGTTACGCCTATCAAGCAGAAAAAGGCACCTATACTGTGCGCGGACGGGATTTACTAACCGGTCTGCCCAAAACCATTGAAGTGACCTCAGAAGAAATTCAAGAGGCTCTGCAAGAACCGGTCATGGCTATTGTGGACGCCGTCAAATCATGTTTGGAAAAGACTCCACCGGAGTTATCGTCGGATATCATGGACCGCGGAATTATGATGGCAGGTGGCGGCTCTTTACTGCGCAACTTGGATCGACTGCTCTCTGAGGAGACGGGCATTGCAGTACACATAGCGGAGGACCCATTGTCCTGTGTTGCAATAGGAACAGGTAATGTTTTAGAACATGCTGAAATCCTTCGTAGAATTGCTGCCTCGCAAAAAAGCTAA
- the aspA gene encoding aspartate ammonia-lyase yields the protein MRQEKDLIGVHEVPDDVYYGIQTLRAAENFPITGYRPHRELIRALAMVKGAAAEANMFIGALNPKIGQAVVEAAKEIIQGRFHDQFIVDVIQGGAGTSMNMNANEVIANRAVEILGGKKGEYFRVHPNTHVNMAQSTNDVFPTAIRIACFNVGNDLLEVLESLRQSFLDKAQEFDSVIKMGRTHLQDAVPIRLGQEFSAYAHMLGRDMQRIKGALRSLEIINMGATAVGTGLNADPRYIEKVTELLQQWSGLPLGLAPDLVDATQNTDAFMEVSGSLRTLAVNLSKIANDLRLMASGPKTGLNEINLPPMQPGSSIMPGKVNPVIAEVVNQVAFQVQGNDCTIGLACGAGQLELNVMEPVVVFNLLQSLDILRNVTRVFRERCVAGITVNAERCRVMVETSVGLVTAINPHVGYEVASMIAKEALEYGRPVAEIVLEKGVLTKEELDVILNPYEMTRPGIAGVELLEGTKSKS from the coding sequence ATGCGGCAAGAAAAAGATTTAATCGGTGTTCATGAAGTTCCGGATGACGTATATTATGGCATCCAAACCCTCCGTGCTGCGGAGAATTTCCCCATCACCGGCTATCGCCCTCACCGGGAGCTGATTCGCGCTTTAGCCATGGTAAAAGGGGCTGCGGCGGAAGCAAACATGTTTATCGGAGCCTTAAACCCCAAGATCGGTCAAGCCGTTGTCGAAGCTGCCAAGGAAATAATTCAGGGACGTTTTCATGATCAATTTATCGTTGATGTGATTCAAGGCGGCGCTGGGACGTCTATGAACATGAATGCCAATGAAGTCATTGCCAACCGGGCCGTTGAGATTCTGGGCGGAAAAAAGGGCGAGTATTTCAGAGTCCACCCCAACACCCATGTGAATATGGCCCAGAGCACCAATGATGTTTTTCCCACAGCCATCCGCATTGCCTGTTTTAATGTGGGCAATGACTTGCTGGAGGTTTTAGAGAGCCTGCGCCAATCATTTTTGGATAAGGCCCAGGAGTTTGACAGTGTCATAAAAATGGGGCGGACTCATCTCCAGGACGCCGTTCCCATTCGCTTGGGGCAGGAATTTTCCGCCTATGCCCATATGCTGGGCAGGGACATGCAGCGGATTAAAGGAGCCCTGCGCTCCCTGGAAATCATCAATATGGGAGCTACCGCTGTGGGTACCGGCTTAAATGCCGATCCCCGCTATATTGAGAAAGTGACAGAACTCTTGCAGCAGTGGTCGGGCTTGCCCCTGGGTTTAGCCCCTGATTTAGTGGATGCCACTCAGAATACCGATGCTTTCATGGAGGTTTCGGGATCTCTCAGAACCCTGGCCGTCAATCTCTCAAAAATAGCCAACGACCTGCGCTTAATGGCCTCGGGACCCAAAACCGGCCTCAATGAAATCAACTTGCCCCCTATGCAGCCCGGATCTTCAATCATGCCGGGCAAAGTCAATCCAGTGATTGCCGAAGTGGTCAATCAAGTGGCTTTTCAGGTTCAGGGCAATGACTGTACCATCGGCCTGGCCTGCGGAGCCGGACAGCTGGAGCTTAACGTTATGGAGCCGGTAGTGGTCTTCAATCTCCTGCAATCCTTAGACATACTGCGCAATGTAACCCGAGTATTCCGGGAGCGTTGTGTAGCGGGCATCACAGTCAATGCGGAACGCTGCCGGGTAATGGTTGAAACCAGTGTCGGGCTGGTCACAGCGATTAACCCCCATGTGGGGTATGAAGTGGCTTCCATGATTGCCAAAGAGGCCCTGGAATATGGCCGTCCTGTTGCCGAAATAGTCCTGGAAAAGGGAGTCTTAACGAAAGAAGAGCTGGATGTGATTCTAAATCCTTATGAAATGACCAGACCGGGTATTGCCGGAGTGGAGCTGTTAGAAGGAACGAAGAGTAAATCCTAA
- a CDS encoding helix-turn-helix domain-containing protein yields MGINYKELGERIAKRRKDLNMTQDDVANATGLSNNYISNIENDHSIPSIETLLKICEALGITPDYLLLGIVRDTDDALLSQIKQKIQLCDEKRLKLVDHFITWVIDEEIP; encoded by the coding sequence TTGGGGATTAATTACAAGGAACTAGGCGAACGGATTGCAAAAAGGCGCAAAGACTTAAACATGACACAGGATGATGTGGCAAATGCAACAGGTCTGAGTAATAATTACATTTCAAATATAGAAAACGACCATTCTATTCCCAGTATTGAAACCTTACTTAAAATTTGTGAAGCTCTGGGTATCACGCCGGATTACCTGCTGTTAGGAATTGTCAGAGATACGGATGACGCCCTGCTCTCTCAAATCAAGCAAAAGATTCAGCTTTGCGACGAGAAAAGATTGAAATTGGTTGATCATTTTATAACGTGGGTGATTGACGAGGAAATCCCCTAA
- a CDS encoding DUF4321 domain-containing protein: protein MAVGRNSSGTGRTVLLIMIGAALGTLVGFALEKYGIFAPFLRPAVIDIPSHTYIDFFFLSLSFGCRISITIATFLGGIGGYLLSRKV from the coding sequence ATGGCAGTTGGACGAAATTCTTCTGGAACTGGAAGAACCGTCTTACTCATTATGATCGGTGCTGCCTTAGGGACTTTAGTGGGATTTGCATTGGAAAAATACGGCATATTCGCCCCGTTTTTACGGCCTGCCGTTATTGATATACCCTCGCATACGTACATAGATTTCTTTTTTCTCTCCCTCTCATTTGGTTGCCGCATTAGTATTACCATTGCAACCTTTTTAGGAGGCATCGGAGGGTATCTGCTGTCAAGGAAGGTGTAA